In the Rhododendron vialii isolate Sample 1 chromosome 2a, ASM3025357v1 genome, CAGGGGTGAGTGGAGTGTGACAGTGGGGAATGCAGAGGGACGGGGTAATAACCTTGaacaggggagagagagaagaagaagaggggagagagaaagagagaggggggacgGGGTACAAATTGTCTGGCCTTTTGGTATGCCCtcctcgagagagagagagagagagagagagagtgtgtgtattGAATTGTGTACGTGGTTGCAGTATAGTCATGTGAGACCAGTCTCTGTGTCAGGATACTGTTGATAAATAATTCAGCGGAACTTCGTAGAGATGGTAGAGGGAGGACAACGCCCCATAACTGGACCGGACCGAACATAAAACGAATCCAAGGTTCGTGTTGTCCGCAAGGGACAACATGCTTTGTTGGTCTCACCGACGGCTCAGATTTCATTTTGGTGGATAGCTGAGATTTGTTTGGGTTAAATGAAATTTGAATTGTCCATTACCAAGTATGGACGGTTGGGTACCCAAATCccatgaccaaaaaaaaactaaacaagatcttttttttgtcaataaaagatgcgtacttatttaaaaaagtCATACGACATCTATAGATTATTACCATCGGAATACAGATCAGGTCATACGGCATAAGATATTTATAGATTCCTACCTAAATATAGAAAAACAGAAACACAGCCAAGCCCTAAAAAAGAGCAAATAGACGAAACTATTGTCTATCGTCTAAAAAGATTTGGCTTCTCTATAGACATAGAGAGCAGTATGTATAGTACTAATTTCTACCATCCaaattttttaagattttagACTTTGGTAAAACATTCTTACCAACAAGAGTCTTTTCTTACCGATACAAGTCTTCAACAAATTAACTATCGATTATCGAGACAGACGATTAGAATGCGACCTTGCCCTTCAAATTTTGAAGGCAGAGTGCAGCCTGGGCTATGGTCTTGTTAAAAACCTTGGGTAGGtcattaaaatctaaaattgtTCTGTTTTTAAGTGAAAAACAAACCTGGGTgcttttaaaacaaaaagagtTCAAAAAGAGAGCACTGGTTCAAGCCCTTTGGGTCTGGGTCCTCTGGGCAGGGACGGTTTTAGCATGGGCACATGGAGTATTTCACAAATAGACTATTCTGCTGCAACTGTTAGTTACTTGTGTTCTATATATGCATGATGTGTCGTGTTTGATCATTGACCTCATTGTTTTTTAACACAATTTTTTCAACTTACAAAAAATGGCCTTTGAATCTAAGGCGTAGAATATCAAACTCACGACCTTAATTAGATACTACAAAGGAAGCAGTAAACCGCTATGCCACAACGCTATCATGCTTTTCATgtcaaacaattaatttatATACAAAATTGAGAGGCTCATTTTCAAATTCCAATTAGGGCTCCAAAAATCTCAGGGTCAAGCCTGAGCATACATATGACAGAACTCATTGCGTAGGATGAAGCCTAGTTTTATATATTACTGTGCTTGTTTATCAATTTTTGTTCATGGTCAGTAAATATTGGTGCCCACGAGAGAGAATTCGTGGATCTCTCCCTGCCTCCGGGTTAGCCTCATGAAAAGGAGAATGTAGTGTACATCAGGTAGACTGCTCTGTGCCCTATTTGCTGAATCCTATTGGGTTAAATTTTACATGAGGGGTCACTTGGCAAACATGCAGCTGGTGGGACCAAAATCACAAtaaaaggggaaaatgacggctcaggtgACGGtacaggacgtgttttgataattaatatccgcctagaacatgctgagaacatttctTAATGCTTAAAATGTTATTaatggatattaattatcaaaatacgtctttAACCTTCATTTTTCCCAATAAAAAAACCTTGTGAGTTTTTATTCATCGTAAGTTCTATACTTCTATTGTATTCATTGGTTCAGATTCATATCGTATACATTAGTAATTGGCCCACAATTAAAACACAGATAATGTTAGGGCCCAGAACCCTCCCATGTGGGACTGAGTAGAATCCGATAACAAGCAGCCTATGAACCTCAGTGTGTTTGAATTAGTCACCCTCGgaaggttgtttttttttctattaaaaagTTCTCCTTGGGAGGTTGCGGATCTGGTTTAATTTCGACATTCGAAGTATGGTTCGTGCTACCGAGAAGTATTAAAAAGTTCTCCCTTGGAGGTTGCGGCTCTGGTTTCCGACATTCAAAGTATGATTCGTCGTGCTACCGAGTGCAAGCACCCATGGGCCGAACATGGCAGCTCATGAATTTGCTTATTTAGCATTAGCGTTGAACTTCGTAACAAGATTTTTACACGGTTGAACATCACTCAATGAAATAAAAGTGCATttccaataatcaaattaattaaatCAAGTGGGAGACTAAACTTTTTACATGGTTTAACTTAGCAACATAGTACATGGTTGAACTTTGTAACAAGCTCAATAAAATGACCGTTCCGATCATCAAATTGAATCGGGCGCGAGACTTATGAAGCCAAAACTGGATTACTTCAATTTTCTTCGGAGGAGTAGGTGGATTGTTTCTAACCGTAAGAAATGGGGTTATGGATCTTGATTTGGTGCGATTATTCAGTGCTCCAGGGGCTTCTTCACCTGACATTTGCGTGGGCTTCGTCACACTTGACCAAATAATAACTTTTCCTTGATTCAAATTCATTCATTTCATTCTGTGAAGCTATCTTAGCtgggaaaatttttcagtgccgagcgggtaccacgtggtgtctactcggtgcatccgagccgttcattgcatttttggacggctcgaaaatggagagagaaagtgttgggatcAGAGGGAATAGAGTGTTTAAATATGAGCTATTCAAAAGTATATTGAACGGCTTAGATGTGCCGAATGGGTACCACGTGAGATATACCCGCACCGAATAATTTCTCAACTTAGCTGGATCCCCCAAATGTGACTGAACCAACCAAAATCTTAATTGGAGCAAACTACCAACAGACCTTTATTGAGACTTTCTTCTGCCTCTTGCCCTCTTCATGTGAATTTTTGAACCTTATAATATTTCATTACATTGGCTTCTTGTCACGATACTGTGTTGGGTACTTTGATTTCCTCAGGCTCAGTTATTGTTGTTGGCTCATTTGTGTGCTTTACCTTCTTTTCTTCACGCATTGAGTGTGCCTTAGGTTCATTACTCCCCCAACCATGCGACCTACACAATAATTCGACGGGCTGTGAATCTGTGATTGAATTATTGTGTACCTAAACTGATTGTACTCCCCCTCCTCCCTCGAAGAATAGTTTGCGAACGGTCACACCACGTGGCACGCTAGTGTTATTGGTATTCGGCCAAGTGTGCTCGAGACGATGACCCTCGAGGCTGAGCATGCAGTGTTGCTgtggaaattttatatccatttcaaaatcaattaataatgagtagagaggtccCTCATATttttaagtgatcactcatttcaCTTTTAAGTAATGTGAGACTATATTTTCTTAACATCTCCCCTCACCTGCAGTCACATTTGAGATCTGTCACGTGTAGCCTCTTTTGGGTCTATCATCTTGCAGCCTTTTTGCATTTACTTGTTCTTTCAACATGCCTTGTGTAACCAACTGGGGCTTGCTCAGTTGGTAAGACTCTTGTATCTCAACAGGATGTGAGAAATTCGAATCTTTCCACTTGCGTTTGAGTATTCTTCCATTGAAATTGTTTCTCCCCATAGTAGGGGCTTGTAGTTGGGTGAATTATTGAGCTTAGTTAATTATCTTGTGAACTCTTACATAATTGATGTTATGTCCCGTagtttgtattttgtaattCATACATAATCTAATAATTTCTCGTatcgattaaaaaaataatgccTTGCGTAAGTGTTATCAACTAGATTACAACTATAGTACTGTACTGTTTCCCGTGCTTGAAATCCCCTCGGAAAACGTGAAAATCATTGGTGGAGTTTAATTATACTGCCAATGTTATCTTAGGAGTACcagttgtttttttgtttcacttTATGTAACTGTTTACATGGTAAAATAAGCAATATTTAATGATCAATTATTTTGCTAATTGGCCAATTATTTGGCATGAACAAAGTGTGCACCTCGAAAGTGAGAAAGTTCACCCCATGCTAAGAGCCTCCCCATAACTTTTTTGACCCTCTTTGTTTAGGGTATGCCAAAAGCAAGTCAAAAGGACCTACAATCCAACAATAATTTAGCCAAATTAGGCTAGCCTTAcactttttgggcttttcttccccttttgcCTGCTTTTCTGGTCTGCCAACCGAGCAAATGGAGAGTATCCAACTAGTTGTCAAATTACCTGGTTTGGCAACCTCTATTTTGTGCGAGTTCATTTCAAACAACTAGACCGTCTCAGGTGATCAGAAGTTTTCGGGTGCAAATAGGGTATAATCTACTTTGTATTCGAGCATGCTCGACGAAAATTCACAATTATCCTCTTGCCCATTAATCATCTTCCCACCATATTCTTTTCACCATAACCCTATACCCATAACTTCCTTAAAACCACCATGTCGAAAATCAGATCCAGTCATCACACTCCAACGAAAGCTATTCCAACCCCAATCACATTCTATCCCGTGATCGCCCGCGATTCCCCTACACCTGACCCCAACAGTTAAGGAAATGCTGGATCAGACTCTACCTACACCTGACCCCAACAGTTAAGGAAATGCTGGATCAGACTCTACAAATCCAGCATAGAAATGCCTAAGGGTGTCATAATGGTGGTCTGTTTGGCTGTTATGATCTTCATCATCAAGCAACTAATTGTTGAGCTCATGCACCAAAATATTCCCACCAAGGGCTGAACaccgcggatcaaaaaaaagggCTGAACACCAGATAAGTTTGGGCCAAGGGCCTCTGTTTAAGTTTAAGCTTTGAATGGTTAGCCCAATCAGAATTGGACCAGTAACACTAATGGGCCAAAATCAACCACAAGTAGCCCAAATGTTAGGTTGATTGGGCTTTGTTTACGGGCCATGTTTACGTTGCAAAACACCTGTGCCCTTCTTGTATTCGTGGTCTAACCGACGGTCAAGGTGTCTGGGCCTGGTGGGCTAGCTTACACGTTTCTCAATTAATTTCCTTTCCGGTCCTCAAAAGCAAGTCATTCACGTTAGGACTAGAGAATTGAATTCTGATCAATTATGTGAGGACCAAACCTGTCACCCAACCTGACTAACCTTTGGGATGGTCTAATCATCAGGCATatggctgtaaacgagccgagttttgttGAGCTCGAATTTCGGTGGCCAAATATTTGAGCTCGAGCTAGGTTCGATctttaacgagccgagcccttATCGAGTCGAGCTGAgttatttactaaatgagcctctTTAATAGAGCCGAACCACCATTAACGAACTGAACTTTTGTTAAACGAACCGAAAACTCGAGCCCGAGctaggctcgtttactaaacgagatgagccgagccgagccggcCCTAATCAAGCATCAACCTTAATGGGtaagaaaatagttttcatttatgATAAAGCACAATGTGATGTTAACCTTATGTGAGTTAGTATGTCCATATCACAGCATATAATGACAAGTGATTTAATTTAAGAGCTCCAAGTGGCTGTTTTAATTAGTGGGGTAATCTCATGACCGACCCACAAGTCAGACAAATACCGTCACGATATTACCTTGGCAACCAATTAAGGCTTTCCAGATActcatgtttttttctttttgaacaaaGCTAAATGCTTTCCAGATGAGTCTACTTTTTCAACATACCAAAAGTATGACTAACCTGTAAATGTATAGTATACACAAATGTAAACCCCACGGGTTGGCCAAGCTCCGGCTTCAAATGGGTCCCATTAGTGTACGGTAAGTTTATGGTCCTTCAAAATTAATCGAAGATCAAAATAGTATTAATAAATGTGTACATGTAATGGTCGGTATGAATCGTTTGGTTGTGAGATTAAAAGGTTCGCGTGTCACGACCCAAACCTGAGGGAATTAAATTTGTGACATGGCCTGTGATTTTAGAATCACCCTAGGCCTTTGATATCACACAACCGTAAAGTTTTAACTCTCAGGTCTTAAaatcaaataataaaatattacaatCAGAGCTATCTATCATGCAAACCAAATATAACTTCGCTTAACAGCTTTAAAGTATAACAATTGTAAGCCTCAAGCTTCTGGCACTATCGAATCAACTATCGTGCAAGTTGCAAATTATCGGAATCTTCACTACAGAGCAACTCGAACCCCAAACGTCAATACAATCGTCATCGAAGGACCAGCTTAACTTGTATTTGAAATGGGTGCGTACAAAATCATTTCAGTGAGAAATACGATATACGAGGTTACTTAATTGCATGGaaataatcaaataaaacaTGGCATAATCATGAACTTTTCAACGATCAATATGAGTTTCCAAACTCAATAATTATATACTTTTCAACAACACAAGTTTCAAATTTGCAAATCATAAAATCCAGAATCCAACGACAGTTTTCAGACTCGAAACTGTTAAACCGAAAGAGATCCATCATCTATCATCATCATTATCATCTTGGGCAGTAATCCGTTAGCCCAGGGAGCGACCCGAGCAaaataagggaaatgatatcAAATCCAAGGGATACCCGGTTGTATCCTTATCCACAATTTCATAGACGCCAATTTACACATAGCTCATCAGAGCTCTTCGCCTTGATTTTACTCCAAACTCTTTTATCtacttttctttttagattaatcccatgcattttttttttgaactcaaTTCTCACAATTTTATActcatattattattttttaaattcgacATAGCATTTtataaaaatcaaaacaataaacaattaCAAAACAATTTGAAAGAATATTATGTAACCAAGGGATATCATACTCACCTTTAAAATGTGATTATAAAATTACCAGGCATACGAATTACTCATCCGAACCTGTGGCTTGTAAAACCTTTGATGGCTAGTGTGCTCATACGAGCCCGATCGGAACATAATTATACGATGACCCAAGAAAATTATTGGGGTGCCCTTAGTATTATTATAGGCTGTCCCATGCCATTCTTCAACCCATAACTAAAATTCTTTTCTTCCCAAACCATTTTAAAAGTGGGAGTTGTCTAAGGGAGGGCTTTTCGAAGAAAGAGGGCTATGGAAAGCGCGGAAGCGGCtacaggagggagagagagaccacgACAGAGATAAAGGGAGGTGCGAGGGTTGTCTCCAAAAGTGGACCCGAGTGACGGCGGTGGTGATGGAGCACGGTGCTAGTGATGGGTGCTAGGGAGGAGAGGTAGAAAATGGGGACTTGGAGTCCCTGCAGTGCTCTAAAAGAGCTGCAACTTGCAGCCCATCAAAACAGTGCCGTTTTGGTCCAAACCCTCTACCCTCTCTTGTCTGACACGCACagactctctctcctctctctctctctctaatatcgagactctctctctaccctttgtCCTCTTTTTGATTTCTTCTGCAAATTTTCTTTCTCCACTCTAAAAGGTTCGTGAGCAGTTAGGCTCCGTTTTgctttcttcaaaatttttttttccaaacagaaggtaatttcaaactcaaataaaaaaataataatttcaaactcaaattaatcaaaataaaaaatgatttttcaatttttttggactgTTTAAAAGATCCCAATGAGATCtctcaaacaaaatctatattggtaaaaaaattatttgcgtaaacacataatttttgaatttgaaattaccttcttttttaaaaagaaggtttaTATAAAAAGTGGAACGCCTTCTTATAATTAATGGTAATATCTAAAGAGGAACAAGAACACTTTTAGCAAAGCTTTGATGAATTTTAATAGTTGATTGGGTTTTTTCTATGGATTCTTGTGATTCACTCTAGTTTGCTGAGATTCTAAACGAGAATATAAACTCCATGGAAAAAGGGTTGGTTACTTGGATCTCTTTCTTCAATTACTAGATTTTATGAATTGGTTCCTTTCCAAATTAATCTTAAGTTCTGCTAagaactttttcttttagaacattttgtccttattcaaaaaattctgcgattgtttgttttatttcaaattttggtggattattgattcgccTCGACGAGACAAATTggaagagtaaaaaaaattacttttatctaaatattttgggaaataaccatttttttagcaaaaaaaagtcaaaaaaatcctttttttttatacttaaaaatggttattttccaaaatatttcggtaaaagtaaaaaaaatttacatttccGAGTTGAGACgaattaaaaagtcaaaaaaaattggcacaaaactaacaaatgagaaaaaattcaaaaataaggacaaaaaaaagtcataaaaGTCCTTTGAGTGCCAGTGGAATGAGTTTCAGTTAGGAGCATTTTTCCCATATCTGATTTAGAATTGAAGTCgtttaaggaaaaaaattttttttttgcttgatgACCAAAATTGATCAGAAATTATACTACATTTTTGGTTTGGAGTTGAAGAGGACAAATGGGTCtgacaagagagagaaagagagagagagagagaggagggggggaCAAATGGGTCAGAGAGAGGATTTGTGTGCATCTTGGCCCAAAACAGCGCCGTTTTAAAGCGCTGCAAGTTGCAGCTCTTTTAGAGCACTGCAGGGACTCCAAGTCCAGAAAATGGCAAGGCGGTGGCTGGCGGCAATGGCGGTCGCTATGGCTGTCACAGTACAACTACCAACGCTTCAAGTTTGAATTAGGAAGAAAAATATCTACGAcaaataatttatcaaaaatgATATATGCACCGACCAAAACGTAGGGAAATTGTACGGACGGCCACGTCGGGCTGTCTCCaaccactggacggccgatccgagtcatccaaaaattctataaaaaaaatgagaggccTACGAGGGAATCaacgtccaaaaattctattttttgtgtatatatacatatatacacgaaaaatagggtgtttagatcaaacattttacacacattggatgtcattgattcccgcgtaagccccttcgttttttttttttttttagaatttttggatggctcggatcagccacccggtgaccggagacggcctgaCGCTgtcgtcggtacgatttctccACTGCGCCGATCGGTACTTATAGCAGTACTAACCCACAATTCTATACCACACCACAATTTTCCTTACTCTCAACTACCACTCTAATTATTTATATCAACAGCATTTTAAAAGGGTATAGAAAATTATTTGGCCAAACAAATATCTGCCGACGATACAAGTCGGtttagggaaaagaaaatatctATACAATCGGTCCGTATTTGGCTTCGATTAGTTACGTTGTCTAGACTTCGTTCTcagaaaattattcaaaaacTAGTGCGAAtgacaaaaattatttcaagaTTAACTGTAGTGATAGAATTTTTAGAACAATTTTCAAGTTTcgtattttaattttgaaagtTAAAATTTGGGTTATCACATTACTAGTGagtggaaccaaacaaataaGCTGTTAAAAAGGAACCGAGTTAATAAAACTAACTCGAACTTCACTCGTTTCCTGAACAACTTTAAAATTTGAGCTCGTCTCTCATTTACTAATGAGCTAACCCGAACCAAGCTCATAACCTCAAACTACTTGTGAAGAAATCAAATGAATAATTTAATTATAAACCGAGACAAACCAAACTCATAACGAGTCAAGGCTCAAATTCTTTACTAACAGCTCGGTTTGTTCCTAACCTTGCACACAAGCTAATTGATTTGTGTGACTGATTGTGAACAGCTCGATTTTTCCTAGATTAGCTTCTGTGACTGATCGGGAACAGCTCGATTTGTTGTCGCCCCGCACACAAGCTAATTGATTTGTGTGACTGATTCGCGAACAACTCAGTTTGTTCCTAGCCCTGCGCACAAGGTCGGAGTAATTGATTTGCGTGACTGACTGACTGACTGTGTCCATGTTacgagaagtttttcagtgccgacCACAGCAACAGCCtcgggaaaataaaagaaatatccGCTTCGGTGCGTTTATTTGAACGGCCCAGATTTAATCGGATGACTCTTCACGCCCGTTCAGCCAGACTGATAAAGTTCACACTTTCTCAGCTGTTATAAATCGATACAAAAGTAAAAgtgccacagagagagagagagagagagagaggaattggTTTCGAACAACGAAGGTTTTACTTTACTGTCGGAGAggtcttggagagagagagagagagagagagagagagagagagatggcagaTCACGAGAAGTCGGTGATGGAGAAGATAACGGAGAAGTTCCATGGGGACGGCTCTTCGTCCTCCTCAGATTCCGACGACGAGAAGAAAtcgtcgccgccgccgccgtcgcCGTCGCCGTCGCTGTCGCCGTCGCAGTTAAAGTCCAAGGTTTACCGGATCTTCGGCCGAGAGCAGCCCCTTCACAAGGTCCTCGGCGGTGGCAAACGTATGTTCGTAAATCGAAAATCGTATTTTATTTCTCTACTGTTTCTCTTTTTCATttcctcggtttttttttttattttaataaccggatgtccggcAGCTCACGCATACCTTAACTAATTCTCAGGGCCCAGGCAAACATAACCTCCAGTGGCTCCAAGGTTGGAATAGTTTAGTGAATAGCAAGGAAATTAGGGCATGAAATTGTGTTGTACGTTAGTATCTCACTCATCGGATAAGGTTCCTCTGTGCGAAAATGCATATACAAAATACAAGTACGTAAATTAATTGTTCGATTTCTGGTTTGGTAATTCCTGTTATGGTAGCATAACTAAGTAATTTTCTCATTTGTGGCCTTTTACCTATAGGGGTGGATTCAGATCCGGTGGATTAGAAGATCGGAGTTTCGAAAatgttaatttttattttagaagTTTAGAGTAGCAATAAACTAGTAGTTGCATGATTCTTAATTCTTGTAGATGGGATTTGTTCCGGAAAGGTTTTACTACGTAGTTTTTTGCTTTATAAAGGCTACATGGGATCCACGCTTTCTTTTCCAAAGTTGTCAAGTAGACAATAGTTTAATGATTTATAAGTTCATAATAGCACTCAGACACAACTACTTGCAAAAGGCCTAGCCACGGGGGTGACCCATGGTGTCTTTGAGGTTACATCTTAGTGGCTTCTACAGTTCTACGTGTCGGCTATTCTAGTTGTAGACTCACACAGATTGCTGGCCCTTTCCCGCTAAGCCATCAATCCCTCAAGGTAAAATTAATTGCACCACCTCTCTCACAAATTTGGTGGGTATGGAATTCTAAATCACGCTAGGTTTCAATACTGGGCTACCAGCTTTGACATATGGACACCTCACTGGATGTAACGTACCTGAGCATCGGACACTTATTGGATGCCTATAGTTTGGGATACTTGTCTAACACTCAAATCAAAAGTTAAGAACAATGGTTTTCAATTTGGGTAACCCAATGTCTATAAACACCCAATTGTTGGTGTACTGTACGTAGGTCCTCCCGATTGTGACCTTGTTCTAAATTCATAGTATATAAAGGAAAGATATTATCCGATTAATGAGACTCGTAACATGCTTCAGTGTCATTACTTCTCAACCTTCTGTTAGGAGAACATTTGGTTGCACAAGATACACGACATATTCGTGCAATCCGTAGTCTGTCCATAATTCCTAACAGTACTGTCGTCTCGTTGATAATCGGAATTGTGTGTTTAGTCAATAACTCAGCTCCAAGTATATACATTCGTTTCATCTCTCTTTTTTCGTGAGTTTTTTTTCGTCCTCCACAAGATGCCATGCTCATTCAAAATTTCTAATCATATATGCAGTTTGTTGCTCTTCCAGAACACTTTGATTATTAGTCCTGGGACAACTGGCGCCAGTCTGCCCCCGTAACTCCTTTGTCTAATAATCAAAGAGTTCTGGAAGGACAACGAACTCACACCAAAGCGAAGAAATTATGAAGCAGCATAGCTTTTCGTTGAACATGAAAACACTTACACAGTCACATGTACATAGTTGGAGCTGGATTATTGACTAATCATACCATTATCAATGAGGCTAACCTTAGTGCTGTTAGCAGAATGAGATTAATGAGAAAATGGAGTAGTATGTGTTGGAAATGCTATTAATGTTCTGTTAAGAAGCTAGTCTTTGTTTCTCGCTCATCAATGTCATTTTGGTCTGTTGGTGCAGCTGCTGATGTCTTTTTGTGGAGGGATAAGAAGATATCTGGTGGACTCTTGGTTGGGGCCACTGCTTTCTGGGTTCTGTTTGAGTTGTTTGAGTATCACTTGCTCACTTTAGTCTGTCATGGTTTGATACTAGCCCTGGCCATATTGTTCTTGTGGTCTAATGCAAGTTCCTTCATCAAGAAGTAAGTCATTCCAGTCAGGAAAGTCATCTCCTTTTATGTTATCAAATTTACATGCCAAAAGTGCCTAAAGCGATTTGTTCTCTTCGCTTTTTGAGACAATGCATAGGTGCTGAGTCTTCTGTTCACTTGTGAAAGCAATGTAATTGTTGTTCTGCCCCTTGCCAGGTCTCGTCCAAGTATTCCAGAAGTTCATATTCCAGAGGAGCCAGTTTTGGAATTTGCCTCTGCCCTTACCATTGAAATCAATCAGGCTTTCAGATTTCTCAGGGAAATTGCGTTGGGAAGAGATCTCAAGAAGTTTCTCGCTGTAAGTTGATTTGTTTCTCCTACTTGTTTGGGAGCTATACTTTTGAGACTGACTTTTGTGCAGGTGCATGGTTTATGGGGTCCAAATCCCGTTCAAGTACTGTCTTTATAAAGCATCTACAACTATGGACAGAAAGCCACAGATTTCACATTAATCTTCGTGTTTCTGGATTCTGGATGTTTTTCTGTAAAATTTAATACATTGCACAGAAGCCCTAAAATATAATGGTAGTTTAGTTTTTGGACTTTTGGTTGAACCGTGGTGTGGGTATGGTTGTGTTGTTCATTAGGTGATTACTGGTTTGTGGATCTTGTCAACTGTGGGGAGCTGCTGCAACTTCTTAACTTTGTTTTACATAGGTAATCATTGAATAACTACTATGCTAGTCAATGTATTTGCTTGCTGGTGATATTCCTTAGTTGGTGATACTTATTTTTACGATCTTTGTGACAGCATTTGTTTTGCTCCACACGGTGCCTGTGCTGTATGAGAAATATGAGGATCATGTGGATGCTTTTGCTGAGAAGGCAATGATTGAGATGAAGAAGCAGTATGCAGTTTTTGATGCGAAGGTGTTAAGTAAGATCCCCAAAGGACCATGGAAAGGCAAGAAGGCTTAAGAAGTTAGGGTGGCTTGAGTAGTCATTGATAATATCTGACAAATATTTGGTAGCTGCATGTTGTGAAGCAAATTGGGTTTTAAGTGGGCATCCTTTCTATGCGTTTCTGCTTTTGAGTGGTTAGGCATGTCAATTAGCGCCTTTTGCACATTGGCTTTTAAACCTTATTTGGTCTTTTTGATGTTTTTTAGATGATATATAATTGCTTCTCACAGTTGGACCTTGACAGATTGGATTGTGTTCTGATTATTTGTGTTCAATGTTTGCTAGTAGTTGTGCCTAGTAACTGCATTACGGATTCAAGTGTTAAATTTCTCTGCTTGGAAATTTCAGTCTTC is a window encoding:
- the LOC131315006 gene encoding reticulon-like protein B1, which produces MADHEKSVMEKITEKFHGDGSSSSSDSDDEKKSSPPPPSPSPSLSPSQLKSKVYRIFGREQPLHKVLGGGKPADVFLWRDKKISGGLLVGATAFWVLFELFEYHLLTLVCHGLILALAILFLWSNASSFIKKSRPSIPEVHIPEEPVLEFASALTIEINQAFRFLREIALGRDLKKFLAVITGLWILSTVGSCCNFLTLFYIAFVLLHTVPVLYEKYEDHVDAFAEKAMIEMKKQYAVFDAKVLSKIPKGPWKGKKA